In Syngnathus scovelli strain Florida chromosome 16, RoL_Ssco_1.2, whole genome shotgun sequence, the genomic stretch acttggacatcatattggaacgcggcccctcgaggactggaggttgaCACCCCCTGGttgaagtgaaaagtgccacacccgccctcaccccctactttctgattggctatttgatctgtgacgtcacttggacactccattaattacaagtgtacctaataacaggccactttattagggaaatatggccaaagccacacccaccctcacctcctgattggctgattgatctgtgacgtcacacagacactccattaggtaaacTTGGACACAAGTGGTAGGTTTATTGCACAATGCACACaaatataaacaataataaaatacgAAAATGaatggtggtggttcccctcttgaaGAAGGGGGATCGGACGGTGTGTTCTAACgacagaggaatcacactcctcagccgccctggtaaggtctattcaggggtgctggagaggagagtCCGTCGGGAGGGGGTCgaatctcggattcaggagcagcagtgtggttttctatggatggatggaaataaaaaaaaaagatactgaAACATTGATACATTGGGCCTTTACGTGACATCGTTGCACAATATTCCTAAAATAaaagtttattaaaataataataaaagtaaatttcaaaccagcaatctaatgtaaaATTGCACAAGACAACGTCAGTTGAAGCCACGCCCATGGCGTGACGTCGCTGATAACCTAAAAATGGCCGACGGCGAGCAATGGGCTTAGTGAAAACCTAGCCAAAACACAGGCCCACTTCACAAACTCTACGAGCCTGGACACGGGTATTTCAAATTTGTGGTATCTAACGTTTAATTCCGTCAACGTATAGACGTCACCAGCTGAAATTGGTGCTAGTTTATTCGATAGCAGTCAATCAGACGACGTTAGCAACATTAGCATTCGAACTAactgatgtttgtttttttcccctagcCTAATAAGTGCTATACGAGCCACGTTGCGGATTGTATTCGACCGATTTCTTTTCGCAAGGAATACGTTCTTTTTGTTTACGAAACGCTATCGAGCTAAACTATATACAACCCAGCGTTACCAAGAGGAGCAGCTCGTTGTCCAACTGGAAGTCCGGGACAACTCCCGAACACTGAGGCACCACCGCAATCAATAAACATGGAACAAAGGCGCAGACACGCCAAATCGCACCCTACTGATGGcggtagcagcagcagcggcggggaCTCAGACGGCGGAAGCCCCGCGTCCCCGTCCGGGAGCCAGCAAGGCCCGTCGTCCTCGGGCAACGCGTTCGCCAACGACGGCAGCTTTATGGAGATGTTCAAGAAGAAGATGGAGGACGAAATGAGGAAAAAGGCGCAGGGGACAGATGGAGAGCAAGGACATACGAAGCCCCCTCCCGTCACTAGCTTTGTAAGGGTTGGCAGCTAGCACATCCAAACTGACAGCTTTAGGCCAATTCACCATTGTTGTAGAATGACCGTATACACTACTCACAAACAGGATAAATGTTTACACTGTTGAATGCATGATCTCTTGTGCTAGAAGGTCAAATGAAGCTTCACCCAAAGGCTCAATATGTTACCAATTTGTGAGTAGTGTATCATAAGCCATATTAGATGGGATGAGTTGGGGGATGTTCTCCACAGATGAGGCTGGTGGTTGGACAGCAGACAAAATGTAGACCTGCTCTGGTGTAGTCTCCTTCGTTGCTAAGGCAAGGCCTCCTGTAACGGTGTCAGTCTTCTATGTCCTAACCCAGGTGGGGAAGCGCAGAGGCGGTGTGTTCCTTAAGACCGGTATGGTTGCCAAGAAGCAAAAACAGGACACAGAGGTAAGGAGCAGAGGATGAGCCAAAGATGGAAATTGGTTTTGACGTGCCGTGTCTTCTCTCCCTTGCAGTCTACGCCCGGCAAGAGTGACGCTTGGTCAAAGTACATGGCGGAGGTGAAAAAGTACAAAGCGCACCAGTGCGGCGATGACGATAAGACCAGGCCGCTGGTCAAGTAGACATGGAATCGCAGAAGAAACCTTTGCCTTTTTTTCCATCTTGTTTCCTGAAAGTTTccacttttttgtatttttgctcCTTTGGATTTGTTTTGACGCTGTTCATATTTTCCTCTGTAATGCTTTGAAATCTTGGCATAAATGATTTAGTTCTTTTTGGTCATAAGATAAAAAAATCTACACTGCCTGATCATTGAGGTGTCATGTTTACTCTTTTTTTCCAATGCACATTAAGTTAATCAAGGCCATATGCAAGCCCATCttgggaaaacatgcaaactccacacaggaaggcccagATTCATACCTGCCTAACTGAGCTGGAAAACATAATTTGGAAAACCAATTACCCAATATAGTACTATTTTTTTGTTACACATATTGTGTATAGGCTTTTCGACAACAGGTTCCATCCAATCTTTTTACCATATGAAGATAAGATTTTTAATTAAAAGGTTTCAGTACTGTACAGAATGTAACTCTGAAGAATTCAagtaaaatagagaaaacatgttCAGCTTGGGTCGGACGAAAGCTCCGCATTTTACATTTCTTACAAATGTCAGCAAAATTGTCATTATTGTCTAAAATAGGGGTGCAACGGTACAGTATGTTCCATGGGATCTATTGAAatattccttttttcttttcagctgaTTACTAATGATTTTGACACTTTAAAAGGAGAATACAAAACTTGCAACTGTGCTGTAACTGGTCAAGTTAACTGTACTATAGTGCTAAATAAAGCACAATTTGAATAGTTGAATATTTTTAGCCATGTACCGTTGCACCTCCGGTTTAAAAAAGCACCATGTAGTCACTGACCATGCATCAGGGAGGGAAACATACAAAGGCACCCCGTCGATCATGTCTTGTCATATACACACTGGCGGACGGACATACACAGACACGCATACATACCGTACATGCATGTTTGCTCCCTGTCCACAGTGATATAAGGTCTCTTGTAAACGTCGACAAATTGTAGTTGCCGTTTTGTTTAGCTGTAAAAGATATAAAAGTTATCAAAAACCTTTTCCATTCCTGAAAAGCAGAACATATGAAAAGTGGTCTGCTCCATCTGGCACCAAGTCCAGCCGCTATCATAGAGTCTTCCTCTTGTTGTCTCCTCCTTGGCTTTGGCTGACATCTGCACGGAAACAAAAATCGCTGGGTTGTTTTCTTGTCAATCACAAGCATTCCTGGAAATATCTTCAATTATTATaaaaaagggggcggggcataCGACCACAAGTACAGGATGAGCACAGATAGAAAGACAAGGAAGGAGCAACAGTGGAAAAGTGCAGgggggggaggaagggagggaggctcACATTTTACCTGAGAAAGCGAGCTGCAAGTGAGGAGGCAGAGCAACCTGAGAGCCCGACTGGAGACTCTTATACAGATCTGAGGAGACAGGACGGGGGGGCACAAAGGACATGGGGGTGAAAAGGAGGGCAGGAGGAAAAAGAAAGGGGAAAAAGAATGAACGAGGGATACAAAAAAAAGGCAGATGGGAAATGTGACCAACGCGACATTGAGAGAAATCGGCAGACGAGAACAAACGCTCGGACGGTTGAAGCAAACAAAATGGATGCATGTCAAGCACAGACAGGCCGCTCATTCACTCCATACAATGGAATTATTGTCATGAGTTCATTCATAAGTGTAATGTAAATTCATTTCCCGGCACTATTCTGACACGGCAGTAATTACATCGCCGATTTTTAACATCCTGCACTCACTTTGAGTCAAGGTAGAG encodes the following:
- the trir gene encoding telomerase RNA component interacting RNase — its product is MEQRRRHAKSHPTDGGSSSSGGDSDGGSPASPSGSQQGPSSSGNAFANDGSFMEMFKKKMEDEMRKKAQGTDGEQGHTKPPPVTSFVGKRRGGVFLKTGMVAKKQKQDTESTPGKSDAWSKYMAEVKKYKAHQCGDDDKTRPLVK